GGAGATGGAGAAGCTCGAGCGCTCGACCGATGTCGACGCGCTCCGCTTCGCGCAGACGGCGCAGGGCCTGGCGCTCATCCGACTGCGGCGCGAGCAGAACGTTCGCCGTCAAGCCCTCGCCGCGCAGTTGCTGGAACTCGAGCGCGAGGCGCTGGGCGCCGAGGGGCGAATCCGGGAGCTCCAGGGGACCATCGACCGCCTCGAGTACCAGATCGAGCGGAAGCTGTATCGGGCGCCGGCCACGGGCCACCTGGTCGACGTGGCGGAACTCGGCTCGGGAGCGTTCATCGCCGACGGGCAGCGGGTCGGCACCATCGTCGCGAGCAATGCCGAGGTGCGGGTGCGCGCCCGTTTCCCGAAGGAGGTCGTCGGATTAATACATCCCGGTCAAACGGCGCGCCTCAAGCTCGACGGCTACCCGATGACCATCTACGGGACGGTCCCCGCCCGGGTGACGGCCGTCGGGACCGAGCCCGGCCAGACCGCCACGCCCGAGGCCATCCCCGGTACGGTGCGCGTCGAGCTCAAGTTCGCACCGCCGGACGATCCGCGCATCCAGCTGCGCCACGGCATGACCCTGTCGGTGGAGGTCGAGGTCGCGCGGGCGTCGCCTGTCGCGCTGTTGATGCGGGCGGTCGGTGAATGGAATCCGCAGCCTGAAGAACGGCCCGTGACCGTGTTCCGGCCCGAAGCCGAGGCCCGCTGACCATGACTCCTCCCAGGCGCCGGCGCTCAATCATTCCCGAGGTGATCCAGATCTCGGCGACGGATTGCGGCCCCGCTTCACTCAAGAGCCTGTTCGCGGGGATGGGTGTCGAGCTCAACTATCGCGTCCTTCGCGAAGTGTGTCAGACGGACGTTGATGGCACCTCGATCGTCACCTTGGATGAAGTCGCGAACCAGCTCGGGCTCGACGCCGAGGAGGTGATGCTTCCGCTCGATCACGTGATGGTCCCCGAAGCCAAGGCGCTTCCCGCCATCATCGTCACGCTCAGCGCGGGAGGACGGCCGCACTTCGTGGTGCTGTGGAATCGCGTCGGCCCGTTCATCCAGGTCATGGACCCGGCGGCGGGCCGTCACTGGACCCGGATTTCGACGCTGCTGAGCCACCTGTACCAGCACACCACGTCCGTTCCGGAGACCGGCTGGCGGGAATGGGCCGGGTCCGAGGAGGCGGTCGCGACGTTCGAGCGCCGCCTGCTGAACCTGGGTGCGACGCAGGCGCGGGAGCTGGTTGCCCGGGCGCTCGAGGACCCTGGGTATCTGTCGATCGCCAGGCTCGACGCCGCGTGTCGGGCGTCCGAAGCGATGATCCGCGCGGGCGCCGTCCGGCGAGGCCGGACGGCGGCGGGTCTGCTGCAATCCATGATGGCGAAGGACGATTCCGGCGAAGTGCCCATTCCCGCTGCCTATTGGTCCGTTCGCCCCAACCCCGAGGCGGAGGGCGAGCTGTCGATGACCGGCGCGGTGCTGATGCGGGTTCGCGGTTGGCGCGAGGCTTCGCGCGCAGGCGAAGACGCGCCGAAAGCCGTGCTCGCGAGCGACCTGGCGACGGAGCTCGTCGCCAAGCAGACGAGCCCGGCGCGAACGCTGCTCCGCCTGCGAGGCGAAGATTCGTGGGTCGTTCCGGGCCTGATTGCGGTGGGACTGGTGTTCGCCACCTTCGGGCGGATCCTGCAAGCGCTGATGCTCCGTGGCGTGCTCGACCTGGGGCGCGACCTCGGCACGTTCGCGCAGCGTGCGACGGGCATGGCTGTTCTCGCGGGCGTCGCGCTCTGCTTCATGCTCATCCAAATCCCCATTTCATTGGGATTGCTCGGCATCGGCCGCCGGCTCGAGGTGCGGCTGCGGAAGGCGTATTTCGAGAAGCTTCCCGAGATGGAGGACCGCTATTTCCAGAGCCGGCTCGCCTCCGACATGGCGTCTCGCACGCACAACATCCAGGCGATGCGGTCGCTGCCGCTCCTGCTCGCGCAGGCCTTGATCCTATCGCTCGAAGTCGCGAGCATCACCGCCGCGCTCATCTGGGCCGCGCCGCACGCATGGCACATCGTGCTCGCGCTCGCGGCGGTCACGCTGCTCGTGCCCCTGGTCGCGCAGAAGCTGCTCTTCGAGCCCGACCTGCGCGTGCAGATGCACGCAGGCGCGCTCAGCGGATTCACCCTGAACGCGCTCGTCGGGCTCACGCCGATCCGGATCCACGGCGCCGAGCGGTCGCTGCGCCGCGCGCAGGAGACCTTGCTCGTCAGCTGGACCAAGGCGCGCTATTGGCTCCAGACGCTGTCGGTCGGGTTCGAAGGCGGGCTGATGCTGGTGAGCTACGGCCTCGTCATGCTGCTCGTCTATTCGTACCTCGCGGGCACCGACCGGGCTTCGCTGGTGTTGTTGGTCGTCTATTGGGCGCTGCGGTTGCCCATTCTCGGCCAGCGGCTGATGCTGCTGAGCCGCGCGTTCCCGAATGCGATGAACCGGGTTCGCCGGCTCCTCGACGTCATCGGCGACATCAAGGATCCGCCGGCCCGGCCCGAGGCGCCAGTGCAGGAGCCTGTCGCGTCCGCGGACGTCGCGAGCGGCGTTTCAATCGTGATGGAGAAGGTCCGCGTGAAGGGTGGCGGTCACACCATCCTCGACAAGGTCTCCTTGAACATCGCCCCTGGCGAGCATGTGGCCGTGGTCGGTGTCTCCGGAGCAGGCAAGTCGACGCTGGTCGGCCTTTTGCTCGGCTGGCTCCGGCCGGCGCGCGGCGAGATCAAGGTCGACGGGCAGGTGCTCGATCAGGCCGCTGTCGAGCGGCTGCGGCGCACCACGGCCTGGGTGGATCCGGCGATCAGTCTCTGGAACCAGAGCCTCATCGACAACCTCCGGTATGGCAACGACGGCGCGCACGGCTGGTCACTGTCGGGGGCGCTCAAGGGCGCCGAGATGCTCGACATCCTCGAGGCGCTTCCAGACGGGCTGCAGACGTCGTTGGGCGAAGGCGGAGGGCTGGTCTCGGGCGGCCAGGGTCAGCGCGTGCGCCTGGCGCGCGCGATGCTTCGCTCCGGCGTGCGCCTGGCCATCCTCGACGAGCCCTTTCGCGGTCTCGATCGCGACCGGCGCGCGCGGCTCCTCGCCGAGTCCCGGCGGCTCTGGGCGGACATCACGCTCCTCTGTGTCACCCACGACGTCGAGCACACCCAGGAGTTCGATCGCGTGCTCGTGATCGAGAACGGTCGGATTCTCGAGAACGGGCCGCCGAAGGAGCTGCTCGCGAACAAAGAGTCGCGGTACGCCGTGCTCCTTCGCGCCGACCAGGAGAATCGCACACTGCTCTGGGGCAATGGGCGCTGGCGCCATTGGTGGCTTTCGGACGGCCAGCTGGTGGAGAGGCCGGCGCCGAAGCCCGTGGAGAAGCCGGTCGCGGAGCCCGCAGCAGGCGAGTTGGAGCTGGTGGGATGACGCGCTCGGACTCCGACCTGTTGTGGCCGGTCGAGCGACTGCCCGACGCGCTGGAGCAGCTGGCGCAGAGGCAAGGCTATGGCAGGGCCGCGGGCGAGATCGCCCCGCCCGCGGCGGCCGTCGAGCCGAGCCGGGTCTGGATGTTCGCGCTCGGAGATCGACTCGGCGTGGAGCTCGAGCCGATCACGCCGCTCTACCACGAGCTGCCCGACGTCCTCGAACGCGCCGCGCCTTGCATCCTCCAGGTCCGGCGAGACGGCGTTCCGTCCTATCTGGTGCTGCTGGGGACGCGGCGCGGGAAGCTGCGCCTGCTCGCGCGCGACGCCACGGTGGTTTCGGTCCAGAGGAAGAGCGCGCTCACGCTCCTGCGCGAAGAGCAGGAAGCCACCGTCGCCGAGGTGGACCAGCTGCTCGGCGGCGTGGAGATGTCGCCCCGTGCGCGCGAGCACGCCCGCTCACAGATGCTGTTGCAGCGGCTCGGCCAGGTGCAGCTGCGCACCGGCTGGATCATGCGCCCCAGGCGCACTGCGAGCCGGCGGACGCTGCTCGGTGACATCCCGTCGCTCGTCGCCGGCATCCTCGTGAGCCACACGCTCCTCTCGCTGGTGCTGGCTGGCTCGTTCTGGTTGCTCGGTCGCGCCGCGCTCCAGGCCCACCTCGAGACCGGCTGGTTCCTGGGGTGGATCGCCGTGATCGCGTGCGCGATTCCGCTCCGCATGCTCGAGGTGTGGTGGCAGGGCGTGTTCTCGATCCGGCTCGGAACGCTGCTGAAGCAGCAGCTCCTTGCGGGAACCCTCAAGCTGACCCCCGACGAGGTGCGGCTCGACGGCATCGGCCGCCATTTCGGCCGCGTCGCCGAGGCCGAGGTCGTCGAGCAGCTTGCGGTCGGCGGCGCCCTGCTCGCGGTGTTGTCGCTCGTCGACTTGATCCTGGCGGGCGTCATCCTCGTGCTCGGAGCCGGAGGGTGGCCCCAAGCGATGGTGCTCGTCCTGTGGGTCGTGGTCGCGTTCGTCCTCGCGCGCCGCCACTACGGCGTCCAGCGGGCGTGGTCGAGCGCGCGCGTCGAGATCACCCACGACCTGCTCGAGCGCATGCTCGGCCATCGAACGCGGCTGGCGCAGCTTCCACTCGAACGCTGGCATGATGGCGAAGACGTCCGCTTGAGCTCCTACTCCGAGATCTCGAAGGTCATGGATCGCCGGACCATGCAACTGACCGCGCTCCTGCGCGACGGCTGGTTGGTGCTCGCCCTGCTGACCTTGCTGCCGGCGTTCAGCATCGGTACGGCCAATGCCAGCGCGCTGGCGGTGTCCGTGGGCGGCATCTTGCTCGCGCTGCGAGCCTTCGACGAGGTCGCCGTCTACTTCCAGCAGGTCTCCCAGGCGGCGGTGTCGTTCGAGCAGATCCGCGACTTGTTGCTCGCGGTGGGCCGCCCCGAGCTCGAATCGAAAGTCCCTCTCGAAATGGAGGGAGGCAAGCAAACCGACGCCGCCAGCGGAACCCTCATGGAGGCGCGGGGCGTGACCTTCCGGCACGACGCGCGCACCCGGCCGGTGCTCGAGAACTGCTCGTTCCAGATCGCGCAGGGCGACCGCATCCTGTTGGAGGGCCCATCGGGCGGTGGCAAGTCGACGCTGGTGTCGCTGTTGACGGGCCTGAGGACGCCGCAGGGCGGTGTGATGCTGCTGCACGCGTTGGACCGCGCGACGTTCGGCTCTTCGGGCTGGCGCAAGCGCATCACCGCCGCGCCGCAGTTCCACGAGAACCACGTCCTGTCCGGCAGCTTCGCGTACAATCTCCTGCTCGGGCGCGAGTGGCCGACCTCGCCCGAGCTGCGGACCAAGGCCGCCGCGCTGTGCAAGGAGCTGGGGCTGGACGAACTGGTCGCCAAGATGCCCGCCGGCCTCGAGGAGATGATCGGCGAGACCGGCTGGCAGCTCTCGCACGGCGAGAAGAGCCGGCTCTACATCGCGCGCACGCTGCTGCAGGGGGTCGAGCTGGTCATCCTCGACGAGAGCTTCGCCTCCCTCGATCCCGAGACCATGCGGGTCGCGCAGCGCTGCGTCCTCAACCACGCGAAAGCCCTCGTGGTCGTCAGCCACCCATGAGACTTCGACTTACGCTCGCCCTCCTCGCGATGACCTGCTCCGGTTGCGAGCTGATTCGCCCCGTCGTCGTCAAACCGCCTCCGACGCCGAGCAGCTACTCGACCGCTAGCGAACTGCGCACCGAGCCGACCCAACCGTCCAGCGCACCGGAGGGCGGGGTTCCAAGCCCGCGGCCGCCGAAGGAGGGCGTGCCCGAGAAGCCCGCCGAGCGCATCACCCAGGACGCAGTCTGGTGGACGGCGTTCGCCGATCCGGCGCTCGACACGGCCATCCAGGAGTGCTTCGGCGACAATCTGGTCCTGCGCGAAGTGCGGGAGCTGATCTACGAGAACCAGCTCGACCCCAACGTGCCGCAAGGTTGGTGGTACCCGCTCCAGGTCGGCATCCTGAACCCGGCGGGGCTGAGGCATGTCGTCGCCAACGCCAACCTTCCGCCCGCGCCGCCAACCCGGGCCGAGTACGACGTCGCCAACGTCGGTTTCGGCGTGACCTACCAGGTCGACCTGTTTGGAGCCCTCGGTGCGCAGCGGCGCGCGGGAATGAACTTCGCCGAGCAGCAGCGGCAGCTCACCGAGGGCCGCATCCAGGACCTCGCGGTGCGGATCACCCAGGTCTGGTTCGACATCCTCGAGGCCCGCGCGCTCCGGGACCTCACGCTGCGGCAGATCGACTACAACAAGGAACTGCTCCGGCTGATTCGAGCGCGGTTCGAGCAGCACCTCACGCCCCGGCTCGTGGTGCTACAGCAGGAGCAGTTGCTGGTGAACCTCGAATCGCAGGTGCCGCTGATCGCCACCCGGAACGCGCTCTTGAATTCGGAGCTGAAGGCGCTGCTGGGCCGGGTACCAACCCCCGCCGACGACGTCATTCCACTCGATCGACAGCTTCCCGATCTCCCGCCCCCACCGAAACTCGGAACGCCGGGCGACCTGAACGTGAACACGCCCGAGATGCGGCTCGCGGAGCTGCGCGTCGCCGAGGTCGAGCACCGCATCAACGCGAACCTGGCGAGCTGGCTTCCGACGATTCAACTGGTGGGCAACGTGGGCGCTTTGAAGGTCGGCCTCTCGGAGCCGGCCCTGGCCGAGTCCGTCGTCGGGGTGAACCTGACCTGGGCCCTGTTCGATGGAAGGCGCGTCACCGAGTACATGCGGCTGCCGATCCAGCTCCAGCGTCGCGAAATCCAATACCAGCTCGCGCTGCACACCGCGATTGGACGGGTGCAGGATGCCGTGGTTCGGGAGGAGAACGAGGCGACGAGCCTGCGCAGCCTGCGTGCGCAGGTCCAGCTCGGGCAGCAGCTCCTGGACGAGGCGAGGCGGCTCTTCGAGCAGGGGCATTCGGACTATCTGACGGTGCTCACCGCCCTGACGAATCTGGTCGGGCTCGAGCGCGCAAGTCTGCAAGCGCAACGGCTGCTGCTCAACCATCGCGTCGAGGTCTATCGCTCGCTCGGCGGCACCTGGTCGCGCGACGTCACACTGAAGCGG
This Myxococcus virescens DNA region includes the following protein-coding sequences:
- a CDS encoding HlyD family secretion protein, with amino-acid sequence MAYPFERTLRSLSYESDTRLVFVALMVLCAGGLIAWSLFAKVPLVKASSQARIEPHNAVHRIEPPSAGRVVLSQLKLDQEVKEGDLLIEFDARAERLELERSKATLAATEKELAIIRQQITNKHEEAALTARVDEVAVKEALGREQELAPRHRLAVEREQLALNSPTGAVSEMEKLERSTDVDALRFAQTAQGLALIRLRREQNVRRQALAAQLLELEREALGAEGRIRELQGTIDRLEYQIERKLYRAPATGHLVDVAELGSGAFIADGQRVGTIVASNAEVRVRARFPKEVVGLIHPGQTARLKLDGYPMTIYGTVPARVTAVGTEPGQTATPEAIPGTVRVELKFAPPDDPRIQLRHGMTLSVEVEVARASPVALLMRAVGEWNPQPEERPVTVFRPEAEAR
- a CDS encoding ATP-binding cassette domain-containing protein — protein: MTPPRRRRSIIPEVIQISATDCGPASLKSLFAGMGVELNYRVLREVCQTDVDGTSIVTLDEVANQLGLDAEEVMLPLDHVMVPEAKALPAIIVTLSAGGRPHFVVLWNRVGPFIQVMDPAAGRHWTRISTLLSHLYQHTTSVPETGWREWAGSEEAVATFERRLLNLGATQARELVARALEDPGYLSIARLDAACRASEAMIRAGAVRRGRTAAGLLQSMMAKDDSGEVPIPAAYWSVRPNPEAEGELSMTGAVLMRVRGWREASRAGEDAPKAVLASDLATELVAKQTSPARTLLRLRGEDSWVVPGLIAVGLVFATFGRILQALMLRGVLDLGRDLGTFAQRATGMAVLAGVALCFMLIQIPISLGLLGIGRRLEVRLRKAYFEKLPEMEDRYFQSRLASDMASRTHNIQAMRSLPLLLAQALILSLEVASITAALIWAAPHAWHIVLALAAVTLLVPLVAQKLLFEPDLRVQMHAGALSGFTLNALVGLTPIRIHGAERSLRRAQETLLVSWTKARYWLQTLSVGFEGGLMLVSYGLVMLLVYSYLAGTDRASLVLLVVYWALRLPILGQRLMLLSRAFPNAMNRVRRLLDVIGDIKDPPARPEAPVQEPVASADVASGVSIVMEKVRVKGGGHTILDKVSLNIAPGEHVAVVGVSGAGKSTLVGLLLGWLRPARGEIKVDGQVLDQAAVERLRRTTAWVDPAISLWNQSLIDNLRYGNDGAHGWSLSGALKGAEMLDILEALPDGLQTSLGEGGGLVSGGQGQRVRLARAMLRSGVRLAILDEPFRGLDRDRRARLLAESRRLWADITLLCVTHDVEHTQEFDRVLVIENGRILENGPPKELLANKESRYAVLLRADQENRTLLWGNGRWRHWWLSDGQLVERPAPKPVEKPVAEPAAGELELVG
- a CDS encoding ABC transporter ATP-binding protein, which codes for MTRSDSDLLWPVERLPDALEQLAQRQGYGRAAGEIAPPAAAVEPSRVWMFALGDRLGVELEPITPLYHELPDVLERAAPCILQVRRDGVPSYLVLLGTRRGKLRLLARDATVVSVQRKSALTLLREEQEATVAEVDQLLGGVEMSPRAREHARSQMLLQRLGQVQLRTGWIMRPRRTASRRTLLGDIPSLVAGILVSHTLLSLVLAGSFWLLGRAALQAHLETGWFLGWIAVIACAIPLRMLEVWWQGVFSIRLGTLLKQQLLAGTLKLTPDEVRLDGIGRHFGRVAEAEVVEQLAVGGALLAVLSLVDLILAGVILVLGAGGWPQAMVLVLWVVVAFVLARRHYGVQRAWSSARVEITHDLLERMLGHRTRLAQLPLERWHDGEDVRLSSYSEISKVMDRRTMQLTALLRDGWLVLALLTLLPAFSIGTANASALAVSVGGILLALRAFDEVAVYFQQVSQAAVSFEQIRDLLLAVGRPELESKVPLEMEGGKQTDAASGTLMEARGVTFRHDARTRPVLENCSFQIAQGDRILLEGPSGGGKSTLVSLLTGLRTPQGGVMLLHALDRATFGSSGWRKRITAAPQFHENHVLSGSFAYNLLLGREWPTSPELRTKAAALCKELGLDELVAKMPAGLEEMIGETGWQLSHGEKSRLYIARTLLQGVELVILDESFASLDPETMRVAQRCVLNHAKALVVVSHP
- a CDS encoding TolC family protein, coding for MRLRLTLALLAMTCSGCELIRPVVVKPPPTPSSYSTASELRTEPTQPSSAPEGGVPSPRPPKEGVPEKPAERITQDAVWWTAFADPALDTAIQECFGDNLVLREVRELIYENQLDPNVPQGWWYPLQVGILNPAGLRHVVANANLPPAPPTRAEYDVANVGFGVTYQVDLFGALGAQRRAGMNFAEQQRQLTEGRIQDLAVRITQVWFDILEARALRDLTLRQIDYNKELLRLIRARFEQHLTPRLVVLQQEQLLVNLESQVPLIATRNALLNSELKALLGRVPTPADDVIPLDRQLPDLPPPPKLGTPGDLNVNTPEMRLAELRVAEVEHRINANLASWLPTIQLVGNVGALKVGLSEPALAESVVGVNLTWALFDGRRVTEYMRLPIQLQRREIQYQLALHTAIGRVQDAVVREENEATSLRSLRAQVQLGQQLLDEARRLFEQGHSDYLTVLTALTNLVGLERASLQAQRLLLNHRVEVYRSLGGTWSRDVTLKRE